The DNA segment GACGGTTTCCAACTGGTTTCCCCAAAATACGGTCATTTATCATGTAACAAAAGTTGTCAACTCTTGGAACTACAGTCCTCGTCTTACTGTCATCAAATTTGGGATGGTCAATGACAGTAATGACAGTAATGACGGTAATGACAATAATGATGACTCAAACGATTCTGATGACGATACCTCTCAAGAAACAACAAACAGTGATTGGGTGGGGATCTCAAACGATGTTTATGAAAATGATGCCTCCGCTAAATCATCAGGAGAAGCGGAAAATGTGGAAGAAGATATTCGAGACACTGGGATGGTGATGCAACACCTAATTCTACCAAGACTTGTGCCAAGAGAGAAACGGTCTTTGCTGGGTGGAGGTGAATTGTTGGGTGGAGTTGTTGAAACAGTAGGAAACGTGGTAGATGGGGTTCTAGGAACTGTTCTTGGAACTCTTGGAACGGTTACTGGAACGGTTACTGGTGGTAAAAGAAGTACTGGTAGCGGTGGTACTTCGGTTGATAGCAACGTTGATGTCAGAACTAGACACAAGAGGTCTCTTATTTTTATCTAATCTCATATTCACTTCAGTTCATTTAAAATCAGATCtagatttttcaattgattctGCAAATGTTGGATCGAGAGAaagagggggctcttattgtctcaattctatttcatttttattttattcaacagaGACAAGAACATATAATcataaaaaagtattattatagTTCCCCCACTTGTAATGTTTATAAAGGATAAAATAAaggcatttatctatctatacaTAACTGAGTATATGTTTTACAGTTCCGATATTGTTCTTGATGAAATGAAGTGATCCATATCCATAATATGAGACACTGTAATGTTTTCTAGAAATACCACGAATTTATTGAGAGAGTACAAACATGTTTTAATTTaacaccaatggtgtcatcttcagtgtgttgaaacatgtttgtaatttttcaataaattattgatatttctagacaacatcccagtgtttattattgtttcaacaTATATAACATTTAATGTTATTACATTTAAAATTCAACTTAGCAACACATAGTTTCGTGAAATAcatgataaattgaaaacacttttatttcTGACACAGAACATTGATAAATTCAACCTCTCTAAATTGgaaaaaaactggaatattGTAGAAGCAATTTTTATTCACAGACCAAGAAACATGGAACACACACTTTTATTTCTGACACAGAACATTGATAAATTCAACCTctctaaattgaaaaaaactggaatattGTAGAAGCTCTTTTTACTTGCAGACCAATAAGAAACATGCAacacacaaataaaaaaaatctataattCTATAATACAAAGTAAGTAACACATTCTAATCAATAAATACCACTAACTAAGTTGAGTAGactaaaataatattactgaGATTGACAAAAGTTTAAAGAAGTTAGGCTATGGACATTTTTGAATGTTAAAGAAGTAACTTACGGAAATTACTGACAAGGAtataattcttcaattttaatacaaagtaacacattctaataaataaataccactAACTAAGTTGAGTAGactaaaataatattactgaGATTGACAAAAGTTTAAAGAAGTTAGGCTATGGACATTTTTGAATGTTAAAGAAGTAACTTACGGAAATTACTGACAAGGAAATTGTGATTTTCCCTGGTTTTCTACGGTCTTCAACTGCTTTCAATGAGCTTCCACGATGAATGGTTTTAtcaaatagattaaaaattataGGAATACACTACTTTTATCTTGCACTTTTTCTGATGCTGTTTTCAGGTATGTTGTAATATATTGTAAACTGAGGTGAATGAATTGAGTGCTGAGAAAATcttctttaaaataaaattatatcttTCTAATAGGTGGATTGCTTGAGTACCTATATTTATTTCTCCCAAGGTAGGAAGGTTCTTCTCCTCTTTATAGATGATTTACTGGAGTGGTGTTCCCATAAATCTATTCTCATTTTTGTAAACTAAGGTTGATGAATTGAGAGattccattaaaaataaaaactatatcATTTTAATAGATGGATTgcttgattatttatttttcccaaGGTAGGAAGGTTCTTCTCCtcttatagataataattctctggatgttggacgacacatccagaggagtttattcataaattcatacattacatatttttttcatacattttcaataataacaatattcaaggtttacaaaatgatacctcactatataataattatatgtgtcgaggttatcatcaattaatactaatttatgctacaacagataatacaaaaattccaaaaaatctaaaactatatctattaccctaagcatcacctagtacaaagatactaaaccgaggtactattttctacctataaattaccttatttaaaagaatactacttaaatctaaatcctacttcctattagttcctcactactttgtatcccaatactgaataaccaatgtctaatttttcttttgaagctattgaaactttcctctcctttgatttctattggtattctattagatattgtaggccctaaatatcctagtgatctttgccca comes from the Nilaparvata lugens isolate BPH chromosome 1, ASM1435652v1, whole genome shotgun sequence genome and includes:
- the LOC111058087 gene encoding uncharacterized protein LOC111058087 isoform X6, whose protein sequence is MLVGMDRLKPEDDERSTTYSNSGDSDYEQINWLTQMKQFVSKMVTVSNWFPQNTVIYHVTKVVNSWNYSPRLTVIKFGMVNDSNDSNDGNDNNDDSNDSDDDTSQETTNSDWVGISNDVYENDASAKSSGEAENVEEDIRDTGMVMQHLILPRLVPREKRSLLGGGELLGGVVETVGNVVDGVLGTVLGTLGTVTGTVTGGKRSTGSGGTSVDSNVDVRTRHKRSLIFI
- the LOC111058087 gene encoding uncharacterized protein LOC111058087 isoform X2, which encodes MDFKVHLLIYICVLMHVMDSIEGVNDHAHESRPENVRLLGIEPDLKHDMLVGMDRLKPEDDERSTTYSNSGDSDYEQINWLTQMKQFVSKMVTVSNWFPQNTVIYHVTKVVNSWNYSPRLTVIKFGMVNDSNDSNDGNDNNDDSNDSDDDTSQETTNSDWVGISNDVYENDASAKSSGEAENVEEDIRDTGMVMQHLILPRLVPREKRSLLGGGELLGGVVETVGNVVDGVLGTVLGTLGTVTGTVTGGKRSTGSGGTSVDSNVDVRTRHKRSLIFI